The following coding sequences lie in one Cucurbita pepo subsp. pepo cultivar mu-cu-16 chromosome LG13, ASM280686v2, whole genome shotgun sequence genomic window:
- the LOC111809134 gene encoding vesicle transport v-SNARE 13, translating into MSEVFEGYERQYCELSANLSRKCTSASALNGEQKKQRVSEVKSGIDEAEALIRKMDLEARSLPPNVKAVLLAKLREYKSDLNNLKSEVKRIESGNLNAATRDELLESGMADTLTASADQRTRLMTTTERLGKSSDRIKESRRTMLETEELGVSILQDLHSQRQSLLHAHNTLHGVDDNIGKSKRILTNMSRRMNKNKWIVTSIIVVLVLAIIMILYFKLSK; encoded by the exons ATGAGTGAGGTATTTGAAGGGTATGAACGCCAATACTGCGAGCTCTCGGCGAACCTTTCAAGAAAGTGCACTTCGGCTAGTGCCCTAAATGGAG AGCAAAAGAAGCAAAGGGTTTCTGAAGTAAAGTCTGGAATTGATGAAGCAGAAGCTCTG ATTCGGAAAATGGATCTTGAGGCCAGAAGTTTGCCGCCTAATGTTAAGGCTGTCCTTCTAGCTAAATTAAGAGAGTACAAATCTGACCTCAACAATTTGAAAAGTGAAGTTAAACGCATCGAATCTGGAAACTTAAATGCAGCCACTAGAGATGAGTTGCTGGAATCAGGAATGGCTGATACACTGACG GCATCGGCTGACCAAAGAACGAGATTAATGACCACAACAGAGAGGCTAGGTAAGTCAAGTGATAGAATTAAGGAAAGTCGAAGAACCATGCTAGAAACAGAAGAACTTGGAGTTTCAATTCTCCAAGATTTGCACTCACAGCGTCAGTCTCTCTTGCATGCTCACAATACG CTTCATGGAGTTGATGACAATATTGGGAAGAGTAAGAGAATATTAACCAACATGTCAAGAAggatgaacaagaacaaatggATTGTTACATCCATAAttgttgttcttgtcttgGCCATCATCATGATACTGTACTTCAAACTTTCTAAATAG
- the LOC111808018 gene encoding transmembrane protein 230-like, with amino-acid sequence MASRRNVRYSSLSTDDNDLDLDGNQFDPRFYYTPKAFDKIPWKSIALAIFLLFLGSFLLFLSYFVLTGHMAGEKSQAYGLLALGFLTFLPGFYETRIAYYAWRGANGYRFASIPDY; translated from the exons ATGGCTTCGAGACGGAATGTTCGTTACAGCTCCCTTTCTACTGATGATAATGATCTCGATTTAGATGGAAATCAATTTGACCCTCGCTTTTACTATACACCAAAAGCTTTTGACAAGATCCCGTGGAAATCCATCGCTCTTGCTATATTCCTGTTATTTCTTGGatcatttcttctctttctttcgtACTTCGTATTGACTGGTCATATGGCAGGAGAGAAATCACAAGCTTATGGTCTTTTAGCGTTGGGGTTTCTCACCTTCCTCCCAG GCTTTTATGAGACTAGGATTGCATATTATGCATGGAGGGGTGCTAATGGATATCGCTTCGCATCGATTCCCGATTACTAG
- the LOC111809071 gene encoding uncharacterized protein LOC111809071 isoform X1, with the protein MGGCVSTHSEKIRSRKNVHHQFRKYGRKITNTIPKAIIKRKSNAGNRVTDYAVSEFVHMDLESGATTTCRRSEVSNSTFHLTQLQWLHSQYDASAGGQDEAWFDSVSVLESDSDDEFSSLHGDGFPSVGNAIGNISSGQVVQYERSSCFLENKCKYEEYHESYLKIEGGKPESIKNKDEYGFGLMSNQGNEISSKKSSMLDHSYGSLTGLKDDWHCSVEKNQETIIKSVEISFNEKILNPQASQGHKKQSAVFRLSFKRRSCDGEETIERCQSKKYLYHPRAGHIPCFSGEKPPPGSWSEIPPSTFKLRGESYFKDKKKYPAPNISPYVPIGVDLYMCSKKINHIAQHLDLPLVKSDAKVPPLLILNIQLPTYPAAMFLGDSDGEGMSLVLYFKVSEKFDEEISLHYQESIKKLVDDEMEKTKGFTKDSTVPFRERLKIMAGVVNPEDLHLSSTERKLVSAYNEKPVLSRPQHNFYKGQDYFEIDLDIHRFSYISRKGLESFRERLKNGILDLGLTIQAQKPEELPEKVLCCVRLNKIDFMDHGQIPTLVMTREED; encoded by the exons ATGGGAGGCTGTGTATCAACACACTCAGAAAAGATCAGAAGTCGGAAGAATGTGCATCATCAGTTTAGAAAATATGGTAGAAAGATTACCAATACTATCCCCAAAGCtatcataaaaagaaagagcaaTGCTGGAAATAGGGTCACTGATTATGCTGTCAGTGAGTTTGTTCATATGGATCTTGAGAGTGGTGCAACCACTACTTGTAGAAGATCAGAAGTTTCTAATTCAACATTCCACCTCACTCAGCTGCAATGGCTCCACAGCCAGTATGATGCAAGCG CAGGTGGCCAAGATGAAGCTTGGTTTGACTCTGTCAGTGTTCTGGAGTCCGACTCAGACGATGAATTCAGTAGTTTGCATGGAG ATGGTTTTCCATCCGTGGGAAACGCAATCGGGAACATCTCGAGTGGCCAAGTGGTTCAATACGAAAGATCGTCATGCTTTCTGGAAAATAAGTGCAAATATGAAGAATACCATGAAAGCTATCTGAAAATAGAGGGGGGAAAACCAGAAAGTATCAAGAACAAGGATGAATATGGATTTGGTTTGATGAGTAACCAAGGTAATGAAATTTCCAGCAAGAAGAGTTCAATGTTAGATCATTCTTATGGCAGCTTGACGGGTCTAAAAGACGACTGGCATTGTTCCGTAGAGAAGAATCAAGAGACTATTATTAAGTCTGTGGAAATAAGTTTCAATGAGAAGATTCTGAATCCTCAGGCTTCTCAGGGACACAAAAAGCAGTCGGCTGTTTTCAGGCTTTCGTTTAAGAGACGCTCATGTGATGGAGAAGAAACCATAGAAAGAT GCCAATCAAAGAAGTATCTATACCATCCAAGAGCTGGACATATACCATGTTTTTCAGGAGAGAAACCACCCCCAGGAAGCTGGTCCGAAATTCCGCCCTCAACGTTCAAACTCCGTGGTGAAAGCTACTTCAA AGATAAGAAGAAATACCCTGCTCCAAACATCAGTCCTTATGTTCCAATTGGCGTTGATTTATATATGTGTTCCAAGAAAATCAATCACATTGCTCAACACCTGGATCTCCCTTTGGTAAAATCTGATGCAAAGGTGCCTCCACTACTCATATTAAACATTCAG TTGCCTACTTATCCAGCTGCAATGTTCTTGGGTGATAGTGATGGGGAAGGAATGAGTCttgttttgtatttcaaaGTTTCTGAGAAGTTTGATGAGGAGATATCTCTTCATTATCAGGAAAGTATCAAG AAATTGGTTGATGATGAGATGGAAAAAACCAAAGGATTTACGAAAGATTCTACTGTTCCATTCAGGGAAAGGCTAAAGATTATGGCAGGGGTGGTTAATCCAGAGGATCTCCATTTGAGCTCCACTGAACGGAAGCTCGTTAGTGCTTATAACGAAAAACCTGTCCTTTCACGCCCTCAACATAATTTTTACAAG GGCCAAGATTACTTTGAGATTGATCTAGACATTCATCGTTTCAGCTACATATCGAGAAAGGGACTTGAATCATTTCGAGAacgtttaaaaaatggaatacTTGATCTCGGTCTAACCATCCAG GCACAAAAACCAGAAGAATTGCCAGAGAAAGTTCTGTGTTGTGTGAGGCTGAACAAGATTGATTTTATGGATCATGGACAGATACCCACATTAGTGATGACCCGTGAAGAAGACTGA
- the LOC111809071 gene encoding uncharacterized protein LOC111809071 isoform X2: MGGCVSTHSEKIRSRKNVHHQFRKYGRKITNTIPKAIIKRKSNAGNRVTDYAVSEFVHMDLESGATTTCRRSEVSNSTFHLTQLQWLHSQYDASGGQDEAWFDSVSVLESDSDDEFSSLHGDGFPSVGNAIGNISSGQVVQYERSSCFLENKCKYEEYHESYLKIEGGKPESIKNKDEYGFGLMSNQGNEISSKKSSMLDHSYGSLTGLKDDWHCSVEKNQETIIKSVEISFNEKILNPQASQGHKKQSAVFRLSFKRRSCDGEETIERCQSKKYLYHPRAGHIPCFSGEKPPPGSWSEIPPSTFKLRGESYFKDKKKYPAPNISPYVPIGVDLYMCSKKINHIAQHLDLPLVKSDAKVPPLLILNIQLPTYPAAMFLGDSDGEGMSLVLYFKVSEKFDEEISLHYQESIKKLVDDEMEKTKGFTKDSTVPFRERLKIMAGVVNPEDLHLSSTERKLVSAYNEKPVLSRPQHNFYKGQDYFEIDLDIHRFSYISRKGLESFRERLKNGILDLGLTIQAQKPEELPEKVLCCVRLNKIDFMDHGQIPTLVMTREED, encoded by the exons ATGGGAGGCTGTGTATCAACACACTCAGAAAAGATCAGAAGTCGGAAGAATGTGCATCATCAGTTTAGAAAATATGGTAGAAAGATTACCAATACTATCCCCAAAGCtatcataaaaagaaagagcaaTGCTGGAAATAGGGTCACTGATTATGCTGTCAGTGAGTTTGTTCATATGGATCTTGAGAGTGGTGCAACCACTACTTGTAGAAGATCAGAAGTTTCTAATTCAACATTCCACCTCACTCAGCTGCAATGGCTCCACAGCCAGTATGATGCAAGCG GTGGCCAAGATGAAGCTTGGTTTGACTCTGTCAGTGTTCTGGAGTCCGACTCAGACGATGAATTCAGTAGTTTGCATGGAG ATGGTTTTCCATCCGTGGGAAACGCAATCGGGAACATCTCGAGTGGCCAAGTGGTTCAATACGAAAGATCGTCATGCTTTCTGGAAAATAAGTGCAAATATGAAGAATACCATGAAAGCTATCTGAAAATAGAGGGGGGAAAACCAGAAAGTATCAAGAACAAGGATGAATATGGATTTGGTTTGATGAGTAACCAAGGTAATGAAATTTCCAGCAAGAAGAGTTCAATGTTAGATCATTCTTATGGCAGCTTGACGGGTCTAAAAGACGACTGGCATTGTTCCGTAGAGAAGAATCAAGAGACTATTATTAAGTCTGTGGAAATAAGTTTCAATGAGAAGATTCTGAATCCTCAGGCTTCTCAGGGACACAAAAAGCAGTCGGCTGTTTTCAGGCTTTCGTTTAAGAGACGCTCATGTGATGGAGAAGAAACCATAGAAAGAT GCCAATCAAAGAAGTATCTATACCATCCAAGAGCTGGACATATACCATGTTTTTCAGGAGAGAAACCACCCCCAGGAAGCTGGTCCGAAATTCCGCCCTCAACGTTCAAACTCCGTGGTGAAAGCTACTTCAA AGATAAGAAGAAATACCCTGCTCCAAACATCAGTCCTTATGTTCCAATTGGCGTTGATTTATATATGTGTTCCAAGAAAATCAATCACATTGCTCAACACCTGGATCTCCCTTTGGTAAAATCTGATGCAAAGGTGCCTCCACTACTCATATTAAACATTCAG TTGCCTACTTATCCAGCTGCAATGTTCTTGGGTGATAGTGATGGGGAAGGAATGAGTCttgttttgtatttcaaaGTTTCTGAGAAGTTTGATGAGGAGATATCTCTTCATTATCAGGAAAGTATCAAG AAATTGGTTGATGATGAGATGGAAAAAACCAAAGGATTTACGAAAGATTCTACTGTTCCATTCAGGGAAAGGCTAAAGATTATGGCAGGGGTGGTTAATCCAGAGGATCTCCATTTGAGCTCCACTGAACGGAAGCTCGTTAGTGCTTATAACGAAAAACCTGTCCTTTCACGCCCTCAACATAATTTTTACAAG GGCCAAGATTACTTTGAGATTGATCTAGACATTCATCGTTTCAGCTACATATCGAGAAAGGGACTTGAATCATTTCGAGAacgtttaaaaaatggaatacTTGATCTCGGTCTAACCATCCAG GCACAAAAACCAGAAGAATTGCCAGAGAAAGTTCTGTGTTGTGTGAGGCTGAACAAGATTGATTTTATGGATCATGGACAGATACCCACATTAGTGATGACCCGTGAAGAAGACTGA
- the LOC111809072 gene encoding probable serine/threonine-protein kinase At1g54610 has protein sequence MGCISSKQVAKAAASPVHNHRPTTTATATTKNGSAATMDRSSKTHSVTTLEHEKKGEEKPEDRGRDLKKSKKGSSQGEKGTLRSGPSQRYVEAEQVAAGWPSWLSSAAGEAIQGWVPLRADSFEKLEKIGQGTYSSVFRAREVETGRMVALKKVRFDNFQPESIRFMAREIMILRRLDHPNIMQLEGLITSKMSSSIYLVFEYMEHDLAGLVSCPDIEFSDAQVKCYMRQLLSAIEHCHLRGIMHRDIKASNILVNNEGILKLADFGLANIITSRNKQSLTSRVVTLWYRPPELLMGSTDYGLTVDLWSIGCVFAELHLGKPLLKGRTEVEQLHKIFKLCGSPPEEFWKKTKLPHAAMFRPQHPYESSLNEKCKDFAPSAVSLLETLLAIDPPKRGTASSALMSEYFKTKPFACDPSTLPKYPPNKEMDAKNREDALRMRANAKAKETGATQRPKKVRRNVPEFNSHKVPIKEVSPSLPFLPSHITLNSYITPSLSNVCGDFSSQEAEENSQPSRRNNGSNSANLSNEQGDVFHREPQKPLYDATSMTNQAATAPQRGDSAFTAPIPVSSSSGFAWVKKRKEEATSTISDGLKSQISALDPSFANFTLESTKKQIGHADIPANSSAQGNDIRKQQRRKYDFTEPFEASEAYPLILDMSNELYPEQQPNATTNPVNEQDSDDTKSHVEIPGPLSTQPHRIDEVLQINESHIRRVARKSRFERDE, from the exons ATGGGTTGCATTAGCTCCAAGCAGGTAGCTAAGGCGGCGGCGTCTCCCGTTCACAACCACCGCCCCACCAcaaccgccaccgccaccaccaAGAATGGCTCTGCTGCGACCATGGATCGTTCGTCCAAAACTCACTCCGTGACGACGCTCGAACATGAGAAGAAAGGGGAGGAGAAACCGGAGGATCGAGGTCGAGACCTCAAAAAATCCAAGAAAGGGAGTTCCCAAGGGGAGAAGGGTACTCTCAGATCAGGGCCATCTCAACGCTACGTCGAAGCCGAGCAGGTTGCCGCCGGCTGGCCCTCCTGGCTCAGTAGTGCCGCCGGCGAGGCCATTCAGGGATGGGTGCCTCTCCGAGCTGATTCCTTCGAGAAGTTGGAAAAG aTTGGACAAGGTACATACAGCAGCGTGTTCCGAGCTCGAGAAGTTGAGACAGGAAGGATGGTTGCGTTGAAGAAGGTTCGTTTCGATAATTTTCAACCGGAGAGCATTAGGTTCATGGCAAGAGAAATCATGATTTTACGCAGGCTTGATCACCCAAACATCATGCAATTAGAAGGCCTCATTACTTCCAAAATGTCTAGCAGCATTTACCTTGTATTCGAATACATGGAACATGATCTTGCAGGGTTGGTGTCTTGTCCCGATATCGAGTTCAGTGACGCACAG gtaaagtgTTACATGAGACAGCTTCTATCTGCAATTGAGCATTGCCACCTTCGGGGTATAATGCATAGGGACATTAAAGCATCCAATATTTTGGTAAACAATGAAGGAATTCTAAAGTTGGCAGATTTTGGATTGGCAAATATCATTACCTCTAGAAACAAGCAATCACTAACAAGTCGAGTGGTGACATTATGGTATCGACCTCCCGAGCTTCTGATGGGTTCGACAGATTATGGATTAACGGTGGACCTTTGGAGCATAGGATGTGTATTTGCAGAATTGCACCTGGGGAAACCCCTTCTTAAAGGAAGAACAGAG GTTGAACAATTGcacaaaatattcaaactttGCGGCTCCCCACCTGAAGAGTTctggaaaaaaacaaagctcCCTCATGCAGCTATGTTTAGACCCCAACATCCATATGAAAGTTCCCTTAACGAAAAGTGCAAAGATTTTGCACCATCCGCAGTGAGCCTATTGGAAACTCTTCTCGCCATCGACCCTCCTAAGCGGGGTACCGCCTCATCTGCTCTCATGTCTGAG TATTTCAAAACGAAGCCATTCGCTTGCGATCCATCGACATTGCCCAAGTATCCtccaaacaaagaaatggatGCCAAAAATCGTGAAGATGCGCTAAG GATGCGAGCTAAtgcaaaagcaaaagaaacaGGGGCAACACAAAGGCCTAAAAAAGTCCGAAGAAATGTCCCAGAATTCAACAGCCATAAAGTACCAATAAAAGAGGTTTCTCCTTCCTTACCATTCCTCCCTTCCCACATTACTTTAAATTCTTACATTACTCCCTCCCTTTCCAACGTTTGTGGAGATTTTTCCTCCCAGGAAGCAGAAGAAAACAGTCAACCTTCTCGACGGAACAATGGCAGTAATTCTGCCAATCTTTCCAATGAACAAGGCGACGTTTTCCACAGAGAGCCGCAGAAGCCACTATATGATGCAACATCAATGACTAACCAGGCCGCGACTGCACCTCAAAGAGGAGATAGCGCATTCACAGCCCCAATACCCGTCTCATCATCTAGTGGCTTTGCTTGGGTAAAGAAGCGAAAAGAGGAAGCTACGTCTACAATATCAGATGGTCTTAAGAGCCAAATAAGTGCTCTGGATCCATCTTTTGCAAATTTTACCTtagaatcaacaaaaaaacagaTTGGCCATGCGGACATTCCAGCCAATTCAAGCGCGCAGGGTAATGATATTCGAAAGCAGCAAAGGAGAAAATATGATTTCACCGAGCCTTTTGAAGCATCCGAAGCATACCCATTAATCTTGGATATGTCCAATGAACTCTATCCGGAACAACAACCAAACGCCACAACCAATCCGGTAAATGAACAGGACAGCGACGATACGAAATCACACGTTGAAATCCCAGGACCTCTGTCAACACAACCCCATAGAATAGATGAAGTCCTGCAAATAAATGAAAGCCACATCCGACGAGTGGCTCGAAAATCCAGGTTCGAAAGAG ATGAATGA
- the LOC111809073 gene encoding probable WRKY transcription factor 3 → MAKNKDDHSARPPPRPTITLPPRPSMEAFFAGGPTGLSPGPMTLVSSFFADAAVDSPSFSQLLAGAMASPIAMGFLGTGSTPNSESEFGLKQSKPMNLVVARSPLFSVPPGLSPSGLLNSPGFYPPQSPFGMSHQQALAQVTAQAALAHSHMHMQQAEYQHSSIPASTEPLIRDPSFTLDEASLQLILPSTSDTKSLVPESTEVSHPDRKYQPPPPHAASDKPADDGYNWRKYGQKLVKGSEYPRSYYKCTHLNCPVKKKIERSPDGQITEIIYKGQHNHERPPANKRARDNSEPTGCTNSSTKLECGLQNQAGILNKSSENVQVGSSDSEEQGDTEITDDRDEDEPNPKRQNIEAGTSGAALSHKTLTEPKIIVQTRSEVDLLDDGYRWRKYGQKVVKGNPNPRSYYKCTSAGCNVRKHVERSSTDSKAVVTTYEGKHNHDVPAARNSSHHTVNNTVHQIKPHKVVAQKHPLLKELEFGSNEQRPAVLRLKEEKITV, encoded by the exons ATGGCCAAGAACAAGGACGACCACTCTGCCAGACCTCCACCCCGCCCGACTATCACTCTGCCACCACGTCCTTCCATGGAGGCCTTTTTTGCTGGCGGCCCCACTGGGCTTAGCCCTGGCCCTATGACTCTCGTCTCCAGTTTCTTCGCCGACGCTGCCGTTGACTCGCCGTCTTTCTCCCAGCTTCTCGCCGGAGCCATGGCCTCTCCGATAGCTATGGGGTTTTTGGGAACTGGGTCCACGCCCAATTCGGAATCGGAATTTGGGTTGAAGCAATCGAAACCGATGAATTTAGTCGTGGCTCGGTCTCCTTTGTTCTCGGTCCCGCCGGGGCTTAGCCCTTCTGGGTTACTTAATTCGCCGGGGTTTTATCCTCCCCAG AGTCCGTTCGGGATGTCGCACCAGCAGGCATTGGCTCAGGTGACTGCTCAAGCGGCATTGGCGCACTCTCATATGCATATGCAGCAAGCTGAATATCAACATTCCTCAATACCAGCTTCAACCGAACCGTTGATACGCGATCCATCGTTTACTCTTGATGAAGCATCTCTGCAGTTAATATTACCCTCCACGTCCGATACGAAAAGTCTCGTTCCAGAATCGACAGAAGTCTCTCATCCTGATAGAAAATATCAACCTCCTCCTCCACATGCTGCGTCTGATAAACCTGCAGATGATGGCTATAACTGGCGTAAATACGGACAGAAGTTGGTTAAGGGCAGTGAATATCCACGAAGCTATTACAAATGCACTCATTTGAATTGCCCTGTAAAGAAGAAGATCGAACGCTCACCTGATGGACAAATTACTGAAATTATTTACAAAGGCCAGCACAACCATGAACGTCCTCCAGCCAACAAACGCGCTCGAGATAATAGCGAACCAACTGGATGTACAAATTCTTCGACGAAGCTCGAATGTGGTTTGCAAAATCAAGCGGGAATTTTGAACAAGTCGAGTGAAAATGTGCAAGTAGGGTCTAGTGACAGTGAAGAACAAGGCGATACAGAGATAACGGATGACAGAGATGAAGATGAGCCAAATCCAAAGAGGCA GAACATTGAAGCAGGGACATCTGGTGCTGCCTTGTCTCATAAGACACTCACAGAACCAAAAATCATTGTTCAAACAAGAAGTGAGGTTGACCTGTTAGATGATGGTTATAGGTGGCGCAAGTATGGGCAGAAAGTGGTTAAAGGAAATCCTAATCCGAG GAGCTACTACAAATGCACTAGTGCTGGGTGCAACGTTCGAAAGCATGTCGAGAGGTCTTCAACGGACTCGAAGGCTGTCGTAACTACATACGAAGGGAAACATAACCATGATGTTCCTGCAGCTAGAAACAGCAGCCACCACACAGTCAACAATACCGTGCACCAGATCAAACCACATAAAGTTGTAGCTCAGAAACATCCATTACTCAAAGAGTTGGAATTTGGAAGTAATGAACAGAGACCTGCCGTTTTGCGGcttaaagaagagaaaatcaCCGTGTAA
- the LOC111809074 gene encoding chorismate mutase 1, chloroplastic-like — protein MEAKLLFTSFPATSAARLSKLSTPTCVFASYGGKNRGVLPLHLSLPHGAALHSVQASVASVGPSPKSRVDISENLTLEAIRHSLISQEDSIIFSLLGRAQYCYNGDTYDPNAFSMDGFSGSLVEFLVMETEKLHAQVGRYKSPDEHPFFPNDLPAPLLPPLQYPQVLHPPADSININSKVWSMYFRDLIPRLVKEGDDSNYGSTAVCDTICLQALSKRIHYGKFVAEAKFRESPDAYEAAIRKQDKEKLMEMLTFPIVEEAVKRRVETKAKTFGQEVPVNIEETHAAPVYKIEPSLVAELYGEWIMPLTKEVQVQYLLRRLD, from the exons ATGGAGGCCAAGCTGCTTTTTACTTCCTTCCCTGCAACCTCTGCGGCTCGTCTCTCCAAGCTCTCCACACCCACCTGCGTTTTTGCCTCCTATGGTGGGAAGAATCGTGGGGTTTTGCCTCTCCATTTGAGTTTGCCTCATGGAGCTGCCCTTCATTCTGTTCAAGCCTCTGTGGCGTCTGTTGG ACCATCACCAAAATCAAGGGTGGACATCAGTGAGAACTTGACCCTAGAGGCAATAAGACACTCGTTAATCTCTCAGGAGGACAGCATTATCTTTAGTCTTTTAGGGAGAGCTCAGTACTGTTATAATGGAGATACCTATGACCCCAATGCTTTCTCCATGGATGGCTTCAGTGGCTCTTTAGTGGAGTTCTTGGTCATGGAAACTGAAAAGCTGCATGCCCAG GTGGGAAGATACAAGAGCCCTGATGAACATCCTTTCTTCCCCAACGACCTACCTGCTCCATTGTTGCCTCCGCTTCAGTATCCACAG GTACTACATCCTCCGGCGGATTCCATTAATATAAACAGCAAAGTATGGAGCATGTACTTCAGGGATCTGATACCAAGATTAGTCAAGGAAGGAGATGATAGCAATTATGGATCTACTGCTGTTTGTGACACCATTTGCTTGCAG GCTCTATCAAAGAGAATCCATTATGGAAAGTTCGTAGCAGAAGCAAAGTTTCGAGAATCGCCCGATGCGTACGAAGCTGCAATAAGGAAGCAA GACAAAGAGAAACTAATGGAGATGCTGACATTCCCGATCGTCGAGGAGGCGGTAAAAAGGAGAGTCGAAACGAAAGCGAAAACATTCGGGCAAGAGGTTCCTGTAAACATAGAGGAAACACATGCTGCTCCAGTTTACAAAATAGAACCCAGTTTGGTTGCTGAACTGTATGGAGAATGGATCATGCCATTAACAAAGGAAGTTCAAGTTCAATACTTGTTGAGAAGATTAGATTGA
- the LOC111809075 gene encoding membrane-anchored ubiquitin-fold protein 2-like yields MGGVGDQLDIKFRLNDGSDIGPKTFPAATSIATLKESILAQWPREKENGPRTVKDVKLISAGKILENNRTVNDCRSQLYDIPGSVTTMHVVIQPPSLEKEKKGSDPSTQDKCVCAIL; encoded by the exons ATGGGTGGAGTGGGAGATCAATTGGATATCAAGTTTCGATTGAACGACGGGTCTGATATCGGTCCCAAAACCTTCCCTGCTGCCACAAGCATAGCAACCTTGAAAGAAAGCATTCTTGCTCAATGGCCAAGAG AAAAGGAGAATGGTCCAAGAACAGTAAAGGATGTGAAGCTAATAAGTGCAGGAAAAATCTTAGAGAATAACAGAACAGTGAATGATTGCAGAAGCCAATTATATGACATTCCTGGTAGTGTTACAACCATGCACGTTGTTATCCAACCTCCAAGTTTGGAGAAAG AGAAGAAAGGTAGCGACCCATCAACACAAGACAAGTGTGTTTGTGCTATACTATAA